A window of the Enterobacteriaceae bacterium 4M9 genome harbors these coding sequences:
- a CDS encoding phage holin, lambda family, with protein sequence MFAFEEAIEQTMKWIEDFLPAIYAAAAAGSISSLMSIYDGKSVVKTVTGALSCGILTLAIAGSLALFGLPENSVTFVGATIGFVGAEKVRDKILSIFNRRSGGDK encoded by the coding sequence ATGTTCGCGTTTGAAGAAGCTATTGAGCAAACCATGAAGTGGATTGAAGATTTTTTACCCGCAATATATGCAGCAGCGGCGGCTGGCAGCATTTCTTCACTCATGAGTATTTACGATGGTAAATCGGTGGTGAAAACGGTAACGGGCGCATTATCGTGTGGCATTCTTACGCTCGCAATAGCCGGTTCACTGGCACTGTTTGGGCTGCCGGAAAACTCTGTCACTTTTGTTGGTGCAACAATTGGTTTTGTGGGAGCGGAAAAAGTCCGTGACAAAATACTGTCAATATTTAATCGCCGCAGTGGTGGCGATAAATAA
- a CDS encoding DUF2514 domain-containing protein, translating to MNGIIKYWRQVTVALLLLALYTAGYQQGSNTSERRWKLRWSERDAAQAQRAAQHEAQSRAEEQRRRDEMEQVTQHAEQQLATLRADAATARGAAERLRRTVSQLQRNNSSTDTCADNTGTSGRAGSSMLADVLAESVERNQQLAAEADRRRIAGLACEKAFDAMRR from the coding sequence ATGAACGGGATAATCAAATACTGGCGCCAGGTGACAGTGGCTTTACTGCTGCTTGCGCTCTACACCGCTGGGTACCAGCAGGGTTCAAATACCAGCGAGAGGCGCTGGAAATTGCGCTGGAGTGAGCGCGATGCCGCTCAGGCACAACGGGCAGCACAGCATGAAGCGCAAAGCCGCGCTGAAGAACAGCGCCGCCGTGATGAAATGGAACAGGTAACTCAACATGCAGAACAACAACTGGCGACGCTGCGCGCTGATGCTGCTACCGCTCGTGGTGCTGCTGAACGGCTGCGTCGCACCGTCTCACAATTACAGCGAAACAACTCCTCTACAGACACCTGCGCTGACAACACAGGCACGTCAGGGAGAGCAGGCAGCAGTATGCTCGCCGACGTGCTTGCAGAGTCTGTCGAACGCAATCAGCAGTTGGCAGCAGAAGCTGACCGCCGCCGAATAGCGGGGCTGGCATGTGAAAAGGCCTTCGATGCCATGCGACGCTAA